The Pongo abelii isolate AG06213 chromosome 20, NHGRI_mPonAbe1-v2.0_pri, whole genome shotgun sequence genome window below encodes:
- the LOC100439557 gene encoding sialic acid-binding Ig-like lectin 9 isoform X1: MLLLLLPLLWGRERVEGQRSNWKHYLLTMQRSVTVQEGLCVHVPCSFSYPGYGWSYSDPVHGYWFRQGAKTDRDAPVATNNPARAVQEETQDRFHLLGDPHTKNCTLNIRDARKSDAGTYFFRVERGNIKWNYISDQLSVHVTALTHRPNILIPGTMESGCPQNLTCSVPWACEQGTPPMISWTGTSMSPLDPSTTRSSVLTLIPQPQDHGTSLTCQVTFPGAGVTTNKTVHLNVSYPPQNLTMTVFQGDGTVSTVPGNGSSLSVPEGQSLRLVCAVDSNPPARLSLSWRSLTLCPSQPSNPGVLELPWVHLRDEEEFTCRAQNPLGSQQVSLNVSLQSKATSGVTQGAVGGAGATALVFLSFCIIFVVVRSCRKKSARPAAGVGDTGIEDANTVRGSASQGPLTEPWAEDSPPDQPPPASARSSVGEGELQYATLSFQTVKPRDSRGREATDTEYSEIKIHR, from the exons atgctgctgctgctgctgcccctgctctgggggagggagagggtggaaggacagaggagtAACTGGAAGCATTACCTGCTGACGATGCAGAGGTCCGTGACTGTGCAGGAGGGCCTGTGTGTCCACGTACCCTGCTCCTTCTCCTACCCCGGGTATGGCTGGTCTTACTCTGACCCAGTTCATGGCTACTGGTTCCGGCAAGGGGCCAAGACAGACCGGGATGCTCCAGTGGCCACAAACAACCCAGCTCGGGCAGTGCAGGAGGAGACTCAGGACCGATTCCACCTCCTTGGGGACCCACATACCAAGAATTGCACCCTGAACATCAGAGATGCCAGAAAGAGTGATGCGGGGACATACTTCTTTCGTGTGGAGAgaggaaatataaaatggaattatatatctGACCAGCTCTCTGTGCATGTGACAG CCTTGACCCACAGGCCCAACATCCTCATCCCAGGCACCATGGAGTCTGGCTGCCCCCAGAATCTAACCTGCTCTGTGCCCTGGGCCTGTGAGCAGGGGACGCCCCCTATGATCTCCTGGACGGGGACCTCCATGTCCCCCTTGGACCCCTCCACCACCCGCTCCTCGGTGCTCACCCTCATCCCACAGCCCCAGGACCATGGCACCAGCCTCACCTGTCAGGTGACCTTCCCTGGGGCCGGCGTGACCACGAACAAGACCGTCCATCTCAACGTGTCCT ACCCCCCTCAGAACTTGACCATGACTGTCTTCCAAGGAGACGGCACAG TATCCACAGTCCCGGGAAATGGCTCATCTCTGTCAGTCCCAGAGGGCCAGTCTCTGCGCCTGGTCTGTGCGGTTGACAGCAATCCACCTGCCAGGCTGAGCCTGAGCTGGAGAAGCCTGACCCTGTGCCCCTCACAGCCCTCAAACCCGGGGGTGCTGGAGCTGCCTTGGGTGCACCTGAGGGATGAAGAGGAATTCACCTGCAGAGCTCAGAACCCTCTGGGCTCTCAGCAGGTCTCCCTGAACGTCTCCCTGCAGA GCAAAGCCACATCAGGAGTGACTCAGGGGGCGGTCGGGGGAGCTGGAGCCACAGCCCTGGTCTTCCTGTCCTTCTGCATCATCTTCGTTGT AGTGAGGTCCTGCAGGAAGAAATCGGCAAGGCCAGCAGCGGGCGTGGGGGATACGGGCATAGAGGATGCAAACACCGTCAGGGGCTCAGCCTCTCAG GGACCCCTGACTGAACCTTGGGCAGAAGACAGTCCCCCAGACCAGCCTCCCCCAGCTTCTGCCCGCTCCTCAGTGGGGGAAGGAGAGCTCCAGTATGCAACCCTCAGCTTCCAGACGGTGAAGCCTCGGGACTCACGGGGACGGGAGGCCACTGACACCGAGTACTCGGAGATAAAGATCCACAGATGA
- the LOC100439557 gene encoding sialic acid-binding Ig-like lectin 9 isoform X2 has product MLLLLLPLLWGRERVEGQRSNWKHYLLTMQRSVTVQEGLCVHVPCSFSYPGYGWSYSDPVHGYWFRQGAKTDRDAPVATNNPARAVQEETQDRFHLLGDPHTKNCTLNIRDARKSDAGTYFFRVERGNIKWNYISDQLSVHVTALTHRPNILIPGTMESGCPQNLTCSVPWACEQGTPPMISWTGTSMSPLDPSTTRSSVLTLIPQPQDHGTSLTCQVTFPGAGVTTNKTVHLNVSYPPQNLTMTVFQGDGTVSTVPGNGSSLSVPEGQSLRLVCAVDSNPPARLSLSWRSLTLCPSQPSNPGVLELPWVHLRDEEEFTCRAQNPLGSQQVSLNVSLQSKATSGVTQGAVGGAGATALVFLSFCIIFVVVRSCRKKSARPAAGVGDTGIEDANTVRGSASQILNHFIGFPTFLGLGFEFLLNLGDLCCHPDSEFYVCHFSHFRLITNIAGEIVWSLEGKKLWLLDVSDFFHWFFLICVG; this is encoded by the exons atgctgctgctgctgctgcccctgctctgggggagggagagggtggaaggacagaggagtAACTGGAAGCATTACCTGCTGACGATGCAGAGGTCCGTGACTGTGCAGGAGGGCCTGTGTGTCCACGTACCCTGCTCCTTCTCCTACCCCGGGTATGGCTGGTCTTACTCTGACCCAGTTCATGGCTACTGGTTCCGGCAAGGGGCCAAGACAGACCGGGATGCTCCAGTGGCCACAAACAACCCAGCTCGGGCAGTGCAGGAGGAGACTCAGGACCGATTCCACCTCCTTGGGGACCCACATACCAAGAATTGCACCCTGAACATCAGAGATGCCAGAAAGAGTGATGCGGGGACATACTTCTTTCGTGTGGAGAgaggaaatataaaatggaattatatatctGACCAGCTCTCTGTGCATGTGACAG CCTTGACCCACAGGCCCAACATCCTCATCCCAGGCACCATGGAGTCTGGCTGCCCCCAGAATCTAACCTGCTCTGTGCCCTGGGCCTGTGAGCAGGGGACGCCCCCTATGATCTCCTGGACGGGGACCTCCATGTCCCCCTTGGACCCCTCCACCACCCGCTCCTCGGTGCTCACCCTCATCCCACAGCCCCAGGACCATGGCACCAGCCTCACCTGTCAGGTGACCTTCCCTGGGGCCGGCGTGACCACGAACAAGACCGTCCATCTCAACGTGTCCT ACCCCCCTCAGAACTTGACCATGACTGTCTTCCAAGGAGACGGCACAG TATCCACAGTCCCGGGAAATGGCTCATCTCTGTCAGTCCCAGAGGGCCAGTCTCTGCGCCTGGTCTGTGCGGTTGACAGCAATCCACCTGCCAGGCTGAGCCTGAGCTGGAGAAGCCTGACCCTGTGCCCCTCACAGCCCTCAAACCCGGGGGTGCTGGAGCTGCCTTGGGTGCACCTGAGGGATGAAGAGGAATTCACCTGCAGAGCTCAGAACCCTCTGGGCTCTCAGCAGGTCTCCCTGAACGTCTCCCTGCAGA GCAAAGCCACATCAGGAGTGACTCAGGGGGCGGTCGGGGGAGCTGGAGCCACAGCCCTGGTCTTCCTGTCCTTCTGCATCATCTTCGTTGT AGTGAGGTCCTGCAGGAAGAAATCGGCAAGGCCAGCAGCGGGCGTGGGGGATACGGGCATAGAGGATGCAAACACCGTCAGGGGCTCAGCCTCTCAG aTCTTGAATCATTTTATTGGATTTCCTACATTCCTTGGACTGGGTTTCGAGTTTCTCCTGAATCTCGGTGATCTTtgttgccatccagattctgaattctatgtctgtcatttcagtcatttcagaCTCATTACGAACATTGCTGGGGAGATAGTGTGGTCACTTGAAGGTAAAAAACTCTGGCTTTTGGATGTGTCAGATTTCtttcactggttctttctcatctgtgtgggctga